Within the Achromobacter spanius genome, the region CAACTTCAGTTTCTGGATGACGACCGGCGGCGTGATCCTGGTGATGATGTCGCTGTTCGTGGGCGAATTCGCGCGCACGGGCTGGCTGGCGTATCCACCGCTGTCAGGCATATTGCACAGCCCCGACGTCGGGGTCGACTACTACATATGGGCCTTGCAGATTGCCGGGGTGGGAACCCTGCTATCCGGCGTCAACCTGCTGGTCACCATCGTGAAAATGCGCGCACCCGGCATGAAGATGATGCGCATGCCCATCTTCACCTGGACGGCGCTGTGCACCAACGTGCTGATCGTGGCGGCCTTCCCGGTGTTGACCGCGGTGCTGGCGCTGCTGTCCATGGACCGCTATGTGGGCACCAACTTCTTCACGGCGGACTTCGGCGGCAACGCCATGATGTACGTGAACCTGATCTGGATCTGGGGCCACCCCGAGGTCTACATCCTGATCCTGCCCGCCTTCGGCATCTTCTCGGAAGTGGTGGCCACGTTCTGCCGCAAGCGCCTGTTCGGCTATGCGTCCATGGTGTACGCCACCGTGGTGATTACGGTGCTGTCATACCTGGTCTGGCTGCATCACTTCTTCACCATGGGGTCGGGGGCCAGCGTGAACTCGTTCTTCGGGATCACCACCATGATCATCTCGATCCCGACCGGCGCCAAGATTTTCAACTGGCTGTTCACCATGTACCGCGGCCGCATCCAGTTTGAAGTCCCCATGCTGTGGACGATGGGCTTCATGGTCACGTTTGTGATCGGCGGTATGACAGGTGTGCTACTGGCGGTGCCACCCGCTGACTTCGTCCTGCACAACAGCCTGTTCCTGGTGGCGCACTTTCACAACGTCATCATCGGCGGCGTGCTGTTCGGGCTGATGGCCGGCATCACGTACTGGTTCCCCAAGGCCTTCGGCTACAAGCTCGACCCGTTCTGGGGCAAGTGCTCGTTCTGGTTCTGGCTGGTGGGCTTTTACGTGGCCTTCATGCCGCTGTACGCGCTGGGCCTGATGGGCGTGACCCGCCGCGTGAGCCACTTTGAAGACATGTCGTTGCAGATCTGGTTCCAGGTCGCGGCGTTTGGCGCGCTGCTGATCGCCTGCGGCATCGCCAGCTTCATCATCCAGTTGGTGGTCAGCTACCGCCGCCGCGACCAACTGCGCGACGAAACGGGCGACCCCTGGGACGCCCGCACGCTGGAATGGTCCACGTCGTCGCCCCCGCCCAACTACAACTTTGCCTTCACCCCGCGCGTGCATGACCTGGACGCCTGGTGGCAGATGAAGCAGCACGGCTACCAGCGGCCGCAACAGGGCTTCATCCCCATCCACATGCCGAAGAACACCTGGGCCGGCATCGTGCTGGCGGCCATCAGCGTGGTGATGGGCTTTGCGCTGATCTGGCACATGTGGCCGCTGGCCGTGCTGTCTTTCGTGGCGCTGATCCTGGTGT harbors:
- the cyoB gene encoding cytochrome o ubiquinol oxidase subunit I, encoding MPDQPDLTKLIFGRLTWDAIPFHDPILLATFFVVAVVGIVLLGSITYYKKWGYLWHEWFTSIDHKKIGIMYVILGIVMLLRGFADAIMMRMQQAVAFGDSTGYLPPHHYDQIFTAHGVIMIFFVAMPLVTGLMNYIVPLQIGARDVAFPFLNNFSFWMTTGGVILVMMSLFVGEFARTGWLAYPPLSGILHSPDVGVDYYIWALQIAGVGTLLSGVNLLVTIVKMRAPGMKMMRMPIFTWTALCTNVLIVAAFPVLTAVLALLSMDRYVGTNFFTADFGGNAMMYVNLIWIWGHPEVYILILPAFGIFSEVVATFCRKRLFGYASMVYATVVITVLSYLVWLHHFFTMGSGASVNSFFGITTMIISIPTGAKIFNWLFTMYRGRIQFEVPMLWTMGFMVTFVIGGMTGVLLAVPPADFVLHNSLFLVAHFHNVIIGGVLFGLMAGITYWFPKAFGYKLDPFWGKCSFWFWLVGFYVAFMPLYALGLMGVTRRVSHFEDMSLQIWFQVAAFGALLIACGIASFIIQLVVSYRRRDQLRDETGDPWDARTLEWSTSSPPPNYNFAFTPRVHDLDAWWQMKQHGYQRPQQGFIPIHMPKNTWAGIVLAAISVVMGFALIWHMWPLAVLSFVALILVSIIHTFNYKRDYYVPAAEVVREEGARTRLLAKHV